From Pongo pygmaeus isolate AG05252 chromosome 1, NHGRI_mPonPyg2-v2.0_pri, whole genome shotgun sequence, one genomic window encodes:
- the TEKT2 gene encoding tektin-2 codes for MATLSVKPSQRFQLPDWHTNSYLLSTNAQLQRDASHQIRQEARVLRNETNNQTIWDEHDNRTRLVERIDTVNRWKEMLDKCLTDLDAEIDTLTQMKESAEQNLQAKNLPLDVAIECLTLRESRRDIDVVKDPVEDELYKEVEVIEATKKALQQKVSQAFEQLCLLQEVRQQLNSDHRGKMETLEIDRGCLSLNLRSPNISLKVDPTRVPDGSTTLQQWDDFSQFNKNRAEAEMKAATELREAIALTIAETNNELEAQRVATEFAFRKRLREMEKVYSELKWQEKNTLEEIAELQEDIRHLEEDLRTKLLSLKLSHTRLEARTYRPNVELCRDQAQYGLTNEVHQLEATIAALKQKLAQAQDALDALYKHLARLQADIACKANSMLLDTKCMDTRRKLTVPAEKFVPEVDTFTRTTNRTLSPLKSCQLELA; via the exons ATGGCCACGCTGAGCGTCAAGCCAAGTCAGCGCTTCCAGCTGCCCGACTGGCACACTAACAGCTACCTGCTATCCACCAATGCCCAGCTGCAGCGAGATGCTTCCCATCAGATCCGCCAGGAGGCCCGGGTGCTCCGCAACGAGACCAACAACCAG ACCATTTGGGATGAACATGACAACAGGACTCGACTGGTGGAGAGGATTGATACTGTCAACCGGTGGAAGGAGATGCTGGACAAGTGTCTGACAGATTTAGATGCCGAAATCGACACCCTGACACAG ATGAAGGAGTCAGCAGAGCAAAACCTGCAGGCCAAGAACCTGCCTCTGGACGTGGCCATTGAGTGCCTGACCCTGCGGGAAAGCCGGCGAGACATTGATGTGGTGAAGGACCCTGTGGAGGATGAGCTGTATAAAGAGGTGGAGGTCATCGAGGCCACCAAGAAGGCCTTGCAACAGAAGGTCAGCCAGGCCTTCGAGCAGCTCTG CCTCTTGCAGGAAGTCCGACAGCAGCTCAACTCCGACCATCGAGGCAAAATGGAGACACTAGAGATCGACAGAGGCTGTCTCTCTCTCAACCTCAGATCCCCAAACATCTCGCTGAAGGTTGACCCCACACGTGTCCCTGATGG ctccaccacactccagcagTGGGATGACTTCAGTCAGTTCAACAAGAACCGAGCGGAGGCTGAGATGAAGGCAGCCACAGAGCTGAGGGAGGCCATTGCTCTAACTATTGCTGAG ACCAACAACGAGCTTGAAGCCCAGAGAGTTGCAACGGAATTTGCCTTCAGGAAGCGGCTGCGGGAGATGGAGAAAGTGTACAGTGAGCTCAAGTGGCAAGAGAAGAAT ACCTTGGAGGAGATCGCTGAGCTGCAGGAGGACATCCGGCACCTGGAGGAGGATCTGCGCACAAAGCTCCTGAGCCTGAAGCTGTCCCATACCCGGCTAGAGGCCAGAACCTACCGGCCCAACGTGGAACTCTGCCGAGACCAG GCACAGTACGGCCTCACCAACGAGGTTCACCAGCTAGAGGCAACCATCGCTGCCCTGAAGCAGAAGCTGGCACAAGCACA GGACGCACTGGACGCCCTGTACAAGCACCTGGCCCGGCTGCAGGCTGACATTGCCTGCAAGGCCAACTCCATGCTGCTGGATACCAAGTGCATGGACACACGGCGCAAGCTGACTGTGCCTGCTGAGAAGTTCGTGCCTGAGGTGGACACCTTCACACGCACCACAAATCGCACCCTGAGTCCACTCAAAAGCTGCCAGCTGGAGCTGGCCTAG
- the LOC129040994 gene encoding magnesium transporter protein 1-like, with protein sequence MAEVWCLWRLLLTVVVALLFVAPGVPTHPSRWKKVLAKKVSQLMDWTKKDRVMRMSDTMFYHFVLDAPKNYSVIVMLTALHEFSSCVMCKGAAEEFQILANSYQRPGAFTTKVFFAMVDYDESPEVFEALQVMSVPSFFHFSAQWKFTTDDIYNLRGRDIVADQIAEWVAERTHVSVRIRQPTNYHGLLKPGILLALIGGLGYFLKWNRKSISCRILCEVLTLCFVIVMTSGQMWTYIRGEPYVQRDPHTGHKHYISKFSQAQFAAETFIISLFNMCVSLGMVLLDKAATSTMTIIKRKMMCLAGMCLVAIFFSWLLALFRFKVPDYPYSFVWD encoded by the coding sequence ATGGCAGAAGTGTGGTGCCTTTGGCGTCTACTTTTGACCGTAGTGGTGGCCCTGTTATTCGTGGCTCCCGGGGTTCCTACACATCCTTCCCGATGGAAGAAGGTGTTGGCCAAAAAGGTCAGCCAGCTGATGGATTGGACCAAGAAAGACAGAGTGATGAGAATGAGTGACACCATGTTCTATCATTTTGTATTAGATGCACCAAAAAACTATTCTGTTATTGTGATGCTTACTGCTCTCCACGAGTTCAGTTCATGTGTAATGTGCAAAGGTGCTGCTGAAGAATTTCAGATCTTGGCAAATTCCTATCAACGCCCTGGTGCATTCACCACAAAGGTATTTTTTGCAATGGTGGATTATGATGAAAGCCCTGAGGTCTTTGAAGCGCTCCAGGTAATGTCAGTTCCGAGTTTCTTCCACTTTTCTGCCCAATGGAAATTTACAACAGATGACATTTATAATTTGAGAGGAAGGGATATTGTTGCTGACCAAATAGCTGAATGGGTAGCAGAAAGAACACATGTTAGCGTCAGAATCAGACAGCCTACAAATTATCATGGTCTCCTCAAGCCGGGGATACTTTTGGCTCTCATTGGTGGACTTGGGTATTTCTTGAAATGGAATAGGAAATCTATTTCTTGCAGAATTTTGTgcgaagttttaactctgtgctTTGTGATTGTGATGACGTCTGGTCAAATGTGGACTTATATAAGAGGAGAACCGTATGTCCAAAGGGACCCTCACACAGGACATAAACATTATATCAGTAAATTTAGTCAGGCTCAGTTTGCAGCAGAAACATTCATTATTTCCCTGTTTAATATGTGTGTTAGCCTGGGAATGGTGCTGTTAGACAAGGCTGCCACCTCTACGATGACCATCATAAAGAGAAAGATGATGTGTCTGGCTGGTATGTGTCTTGTTGCCATATTCTTCAGTTGGCTGCTTGCCCTCTTTAGATTTAAAGTACCTGACTATCCATACAGCTTTGTCTGGGATTAA